Proteins found in one Brevibacillus brevis genomic segment:
- a CDS encoding Gfo/Idh/MocA family protein, protein MKVGIISFAHMHAHSYATYLQKHPDAQLIAVWDDDSRRGEEVATAYQLNFYQDLHAFLQSGIDAVIVCSENAKHKEHVIAAARAKKHILCEKPIATEIADAREMIQVCKEEGVMLQVAYPVRFAPVMESVKQIVQSGALGDILAIDGTNHGQMPGGWFIEKELSGGGAATDHIVHLMDLVRWMLQDEVKSVYAELDTRFYELEVEDCGLVFVEMESGVIVGIDPSWSRPKTFPTWGDVMMRIVGTKGTLEIDVFKQHALYYNDRDSKLQNLPWAVDMDERLISDFVQNVMESRPPSITGEDGLRTLEVVKAAYESHRLKQAVTINKVHFSS, encoded by the coding sequence ATGAAAGTAGGAATTATCAGCTTCGCCCATATGCATGCCCATAGCTACGCTACTTATTTGCAGAAGCACCCGGATGCGCAGCTGATAGCAGTCTGGGATGATGATTCTCGCCGTGGAGAGGAAGTGGCCACTGCCTACCAGCTTAATTTTTATCAAGATCTGCATGCCTTTTTGCAATCCGGTATCGACGCGGTCATTGTTTGCTCGGAAAATGCCAAGCACAAGGAGCACGTGATTGCGGCAGCGCGAGCGAAAAAGCACATTCTCTGCGAAAAACCAATTGCCACTGAGATTGCGGATGCACGCGAAATGATTCAGGTTTGCAAAGAGGAAGGTGTCATGCTTCAGGTTGCCTATCCTGTCCGATTTGCACCCGTGATGGAAAGTGTCAAGCAGATCGTTCAGTCGGGTGCTCTTGGAGACATTCTCGCCATCGATGGCACGAACCACGGACAAATGCCAGGTGGCTGGTTCATTGAAAAGGAGCTGTCTGGCGGTGGGGCAGCGACGGATCACATCGTCCATCTGATGGACCTCGTCCGATGGATGCTCCAGGACGAAGTAAAAAGCGTCTACGCTGAGCTGGACACACGTTTTTACGAGTTGGAGGTAGAGGATTGTGGACTGGTTTTTGTGGAAATGGAGTCTGGCGTAATTGTTGGAATCGATCCGAGCTGGTCGAGGCCGAAGACGTTCCCGACGTGGGGAGATGTGATGATGCGGATTGTCGGCACCAAAGGCACGTTGGAAATCGATGTCTTCAAGCAACACGCGCTCTATTACAATGACCGCGATTCGAAGCTGCAAAATCTGCCTTGGGCTGTGGATATGGATGAACGGCTTATATCTGATTTTGTGCAAAATGTCATGGAAAGCCGACCTCCGTCTATTACAGGAGAGGATGGACTGCGGACGCTAGAAGTGGTGAAGGCAGCCTATGAATCTCATCGTCTCAAGCAAGCCGTGACTATCAACAAGGTGCATTTCTCATCATGA
- a CDS encoding ROK family transcriptional regulator gives MRRTGDLKLIQELNRSIIFDTIRHYGPISRSEIAKRNKLSPTTVTSAVSELIRDAFVSEVGTGESNGGRKPILIQFSPDSRFLIGISISGSKITIAEMNLEAAVKRKEVHSIKPYQGESILAFLLEVIEQFLRGAASLETCMGISIVTQGIVDSVHGVIRYNTKLRLQNSPVKEMIERRFQLKTWLDNDTNAYLLAEKTIGDFSHYQNMLYVTIGDGLGASILMNGAIYRGFKGGAGEFGHTTIDRAGVRCDCGNVGCLENYVSWPTIYSKLVSSLAKGKASRISDLVEQDVGRITPAVFRQALAEQDPLAISILEETASYLASGLVNLIHLFNPEVIILGGEIAFENELLIAKVKDYVGEYAHGILTEELEIRPNSLGENVEVAGAAAVLLQDTFQFSL, from the coding sequence ATGCGTAGGACGGGTGATTTAAAGCTGATCCAGGAACTGAATCGCTCCATCATATTCGATACGATCCGTCATTACGGGCCCATTTCCCGGAGTGAAATAGCGAAGCGGAACAAACTGAGTCCTACTACCGTGACCTCAGCTGTCAGTGAGTTGATTCGTGACGCGTTCGTATCCGAGGTGGGAACAGGGGAGTCAAATGGCGGACGCAAACCGATATTGATCCAGTTTTCTCCTGATAGCCGTTTTCTGATAGGCATCTCGATCTCTGGCTCGAAGATTACGATTGCCGAAATGAATCTGGAAGCCGCGGTCAAACGAAAGGAAGTTCACTCGATCAAGCCGTACCAAGGGGAGAGTATCCTTGCTTTTTTGCTGGAGGTTATTGAGCAATTTTTGCGTGGAGCCGCGAGTCTGGAGACATGTATGGGAATCTCGATCGTCACTCAAGGTATCGTGGACTCGGTTCATGGAGTGATTCGCTACAATACGAAGCTCCGCTTGCAGAATTCTCCTGTTAAAGAAATGATCGAGCGGAGGTTCCAGTTGAAAACATGGCTGGATAACGACACGAATGCGTACTTGCTAGCCGAGAAGACCATCGGGGATTTCAGTCATTATCAAAACATGCTGTACGTCACAATTGGGGATGGATTGGGAGCCAGTATTTTGATGAACGGTGCCATCTACAGGGGCTTTAAAGGCGGGGCCGGTGAGTTCGGTCACACCACGATTGATCGGGCAGGTGTGCGGTGCGACTGCGGAAATGTTGGCTGTCTGGAAAATTACGTGAGCTGGCCAACCATTTACTCCAAGCTCGTCTCCTCGCTTGCGAAAGGAAAAGCGAGCCGCATCTCTGATTTGGTGGAGCAGGATGTTGGCCGGATTACTCCTGCGGTGTTTCGTCAGGCGTTGGCAGAGCAGGACCCGCTTGCCATCAGCATTTTGGAGGAAACCGCTTCTTATTTGGCTTCGGGGTTGGTTAATCTGATTCATTTGTTCAATCCGGAGGTCATTATTCTAGGCGGTGAGATTGCCTTCGAAAATGAGCTGTTGATCGCCAAAGTAAAAGACTACGTGGGGGAATATGCGCATGGAATCCTGACGGAGGAACTGGAGATTCGGCCGAATTCGTTGGGTGAAAATGTAGAGGTCGCAGGAGCTGCCGCTGTTTTATTGCAGGATACCTTTCAGTTTTCGCTATAA
- the speD gene encoding adenosylmethionine decarboxylase encodes MEQKTEQNVTLHGFNNLTKSLSFNMYDICYTKTKAEREAYIEYIDEQYNAERLTNILKNVSDIIGAHVLNVAQQDYVPQGASVTFLVSEGPVVEVPNESYEESPGPLPENVVLQLDKSHITVHTYPEYHPTEGISTFRADIDVSTCGEISPLKALNYLIRSFDTDLMTIDYKVRGFTRDIHGYKLFIDHDISSIQNYIPEEIKDLFHMIDVNVYQDNIFHTKCKRREFDLNNYLFGYTKDRLTPEEQEDIAKQLQIEMDEIYYGKNFVN; translated from the coding sequence TTGGAACAAAAAACAGAACAAAACGTTACGCTGCATGGCTTCAACAATTTGACCAAGTCACTCAGCTTCAACATGTACGACATCTGCTACACCAAAACAAAAGCGGAACGGGAAGCGTATATCGAATACATAGATGAACAATACAATGCAGAGAGATTGACGAATATCCTAAAAAACGTGTCGGATATTATCGGCGCACATGTACTGAATGTCGCCCAACAAGATTATGTACCTCAAGGCGCGAGCGTCACTTTTCTTGTATCCGAGGGGCCGGTCGTAGAAGTCCCTAATGAATCTTATGAGGAATCTCCCGGGCCTTTACCTGAGAATGTAGTGCTACAGTTGGACAAGAGCCATATTACGGTTCATACGTACCCAGAGTACCATCCAACAGAGGGCATCAGTACATTCCGGGCTGATATCGACGTGTCGACTTGTGGCGAAATTTCTCCGCTCAAAGCACTCAATTATTTAATTCGTTCGTTTGATACAGACCTGATGACAATTGATTACAAGGTGCGGGGTTTTACCCGGGATATACATGGATACAAGCTGTTTATCGATCACGACATCAGTTCCATCCAAAATTATATTCCCGAGGAAATTAAGGACTTGTTCCACATGATTGATGTGAATGTGTACCAGGATAATATTTTCCATACCAAATGCAAACGCAGGGAATTTGATCTGAACAATTATTTGTTTGGATACACGAAGGATAGGCTGACACCGGAGGAGCAGGAGGATATTGCGAAGCAATTGCAAATAGAGATGGACGAGATTTACTATGGGAAAAATTTTGTGAATTAA
- a CDS encoding DUF805 domain-containing protein, which produces MHWYTSVLKKYVAFTGRARRQEYWMFTLFNIIVSLVIALVDSLIGTASVLGMIYSLAVLLPSLGVTVRRLHDTGRSGWWVLLGLIPFIGAIILIVFLCQDSQGDNQYGANPKTSQSF; this is translated from the coding sequence ATGCATTGGTATACAAGCGTATTGAAAAAATACGTCGCTTTTACAGGAAGAGCTAGACGTCAAGAATATTGGATGTTCACTTTGTTCAACATCATCGTATCTCTGGTAATTGCTCTCGTAGACTCATTAATTGGTACAGCATCTGTTTTGGGCATGATTTATTCACTAGCAGTATTACTGCCTAGTTTGGGCGTAACTGTTCGCCGATTGCACGATACAGGAAGAAGTGGTTGGTGGGTCCTTCTTGGATTAATTCCTTTTATCGGTGCTATTATTTTGATCGTATTCTTGTGCCAAGACAGCCAAGGAGACAACCAATACGGTGCGAATCCTAAAACTTCGCAATCCTTCTAA
- a CDS encoding sugar phosphate isomerase/epimerase family protein, with amino-acid sequence MKIGLSTYSLLTAIRAGEMDVLDVVQWIADNGGEHMEIVPYGFTLVDNYELADAVRDKAKAVGIELSNYSMPTNFIQPDEEAFEAEVARVKTHVDLLHRMGIKHMRHDVSAFTVPVEETTIEYFEKHLAEMVEGSCRIADYAAQFGITTTIENHGWLVQASDRVQRVLHEVNRPNFKTTLDIGNFMCVDEASVVGVQKNLPYASLVHFKDFYFRPSYHDPGAGKWFKTVNGNFLRGAIVGQGDINIREVVKLVKQSGYDGYITVEFEGMEECREGSKIGMDNLRRFWDEA; translated from the coding sequence ATGAAAATTGGATTGAGCACTTACAGTCTACTGACAGCAATCCGAGCTGGGGAAATGGATGTACTGGATGTCGTGCAATGGATCGCGGATAACGGCGGTGAACACATGGAAATTGTGCCGTACGGTTTTACACTAGTTGATAACTACGAATTGGCAGACGCTGTTCGGGATAAGGCAAAAGCGGTAGGGATTGAGCTGTCCAACTACTCGATGCCGACCAACTTTATTCAACCAGACGAAGAAGCCTTCGAAGCAGAAGTCGCACGTGTAAAAACACATGTCGATCTGCTGCACCGCATGGGTATCAAGCATATGCGCCACGACGTGTCTGCTTTTACTGTTCCCGTAGAGGAGACGACGATCGAATACTTTGAAAAGCATTTGGCTGAGATGGTTGAGGGCAGCTGTCGAATCGCTGATTATGCCGCGCAATTCGGAATAACGACGACAATCGAGAATCACGGCTGGCTGGTGCAGGCAAGTGATCGTGTGCAGCGTGTCTTGCATGAGGTCAATCGCCCGAATTTCAAAACAACGCTCGATATCGGAAACTTCATGTGCGTGGACGAAGCTTCGGTGGTTGGTGTGCAAAAAAATCTGCCTTATGCTTCGCTCGTCCATTTTAAAGATTTCTACTTCCGTCCGTCCTACCATGACCCAGGCGCTGGCAAATGGTTCAAGACCGTGAATGGCAACTTCCTGCGTGGAGCGATAGTCGGACAAGGCGACATCAACATACGCGAAGTCGTCAAGCTGGTCAAGCAGTCCGGCTATGATGGCTATATCACGGTTGAGTTCGAAGGCATGGAGGAGTGTCGAGAAGGTTCCAAGATCGGGATGGACAACCTGCGACGTTTTTGGGACGAGGCGTAA
- a CDS encoding Gfo/Idh/MocA family protein yields MVKVVVAGEAGTSVKESQAWLRIKEAEIVGVADSLSSLREILQGTKVDIVDIGWVADSADPWVTLAAQAGKHILCADGTALGRDGISLCDQYDIVLQFANTLRFAPEYEQAQEQIKNGAVGKAGVIRLRRGAPPSSRNADKCIFQALGIGEFDWLRWTFGEVERVMAREVKHINESGQIVHYALVMLRMAGGAIAHVELSWAEETEHGSFELTGDQGMIAHDSRESTPIRWSRGEQFLSTTFLRMDLMQRQREHFVRCVQKQEVPRLHSRDLLAALDIASAARESVRTGQPVSLMLGGGEG; encoded by the coding sequence ATGGTAAAAGTTGTAGTCGCAGGGGAAGCGGGAACAAGCGTCAAAGAATCGCAGGCTTGGCTTCGGATCAAAGAGGCAGAGATTGTAGGTGTGGCCGACAGCTTGTCTTCTTTGCGCGAAATCTTGCAGGGAACAAAAGTGGATATCGTGGATATTGGCTGGGTTGCGGACAGCGCTGACCCATGGGTGACGCTTGCGGCCCAGGCGGGAAAGCATATTTTATGCGCAGACGGTACTGCTCTAGGACGTGATGGAATCAGTTTGTGCGATCAGTATGATATCGTGCTGCAATTCGCCAATACACTGCGTTTTGCTCCGGAATACGAGCAAGCACAGGAGCAAATAAAGAATGGGGCAGTAGGCAAAGCAGGCGTCATTCGCTTGCGAAGAGGTGCTCCTCCATCATCCCGGAATGCCGACAAATGCATTTTTCAAGCGCTTGGAATAGGTGAATTCGACTGGCTGCGCTGGACGTTCGGCGAGGTTGAGCGAGTGATGGCGCGAGAGGTCAAGCACATAAATGAGTCAGGACAGATCGTCCATTATGCGTTAGTCATGCTTCGAATGGCAGGCGGGGCAATTGCGCATGTAGAGCTATCTTGGGCCGAGGAGACAGAACATGGTTCCTTTGAGCTTACCGGTGATCAAGGTATGATTGCCCATGATAGCCGGGAAAGCACCCCCATTCGCTGGAGTCGGGGAGAGCAGTTTCTTTCGACAACATTCCTACGGATGGATCTGATGCAGCGACAGCGGGAGCATTTCGTTCGCTGTGTACAGAAACAGGAAGTACCACGTCTGCATTCTCGAGATCTGCTCGCGGCTCTCGATATCGCTTCGGCGGCGAGAGAATCGGTCAGGACGGGACAACCTGTGAGTCTCATGCTTGGAGGTGGCGAAGGATGA